In Papaver somniferum cultivar HN1 chromosome 1, ASM357369v1, whole genome shotgun sequence, a genomic segment contains:
- the LOC113282371 gene encoding probable polyamine oxidase 2 isoform X1: MNLILSPPTYPKPSFLNFHSHDPHNKRTHFQFKLQSSKSPALQTSPVSATETETGVIIIGGGLSGLAAANKLHSEKIPFVLLEASDGIGGRVRTDIIDGFILDRGFQIFITGYPEAQKVLDYESLDLQKFYSGAFVYYNGGFHTVADPVRHLFDALMSLSNPIGTVLDKLLIGLTRVKVLTRSDEDILTSNEVSIMDLLRKTGFSKTIIDRFFRPFFGWIFFDNELETSSRLFDFIFKCLALGDNTLPSKGISAIPEQLASKLPDNSIRLNSRVAALDFNGSENAMPSVKLQNGEVFRSDLGVIVAVEEPEVEKLLAGKIRARKKPGRSTVCLYFSADRAPVEEPVLILNGSGKGIVNNMFFATNVAKSYGPPGKTLVSVSVIGSFEEMSDESLTDQVVRELSEWFGDSVVRSWKHLRNYRIGFAQPDQKPPTNLLRDLKIGSSVYVCGDCWSSASFDGALSSVVCDVIASRDSKCQSPKKQIHTNLRYKQNFSRDVDQNYAKVSCFFVLKNGEECLSKCGTSTLRVCCTSFEPSHNFPS; this comes from the exons ATGAATCTAATCCTCTCACCACCAACATATCCAAAACCATCATTCCTCAATTTCCATTCTCATGATCCCCACAACAAAAGAACCCATTTCCAGTTCAAACTCCAATCCTCAAAATCACCTGCACTACAAACATCACCAGTATCTGCCACAGAAACCGAAACTGGAGTAATCATAATTGGAGGTGGACTTTCCGGATTAGCAGCTGCAAATAAACTACACTCAGAGAAAATCCCATTTGTTCTTTTAGAAGCTTCAGATGGTATTGGTGGTCGTGTAAGGACAGACATTATTGACGGGTTTATACTTGACCGTGGATTTCAGATATTCATCACTGGATATCCAGAAGCTCAAAAGGTTCTTGATTATGAATCTTTAGATCTTCAGAAATTTTATTCTGGTGCTTTTGTTTATTACAATGGTGGGTTTCATACTGTTGCTGATCCTGTTAGACATTTGTTTGATGCATTAATGAGTTTAAGTAATCCTATTGGTACTGTTCTTGATAAGTTGTTAATTGGGTTGACTAGAGTCAAGGTTTTGACTAGATCAGATGAAGATATTTTGACATCAAATGAggtttcaatcatggatttatTGAGAAAGACCGGGTTTTCGAAGACGATTATTGATCGTTTTTTTAGACCGTTTTTCGGTTGGATTTTCTTTGATAATGAACTTGAGACTAGTTCAAGGTTGTTTGATTTTATCTTCAAGTGTCTTGCTTTGGGTGATAATACACTTCCTTCTAAAGGGATTAGTGCAATTCCAGAGCAATTGGCAAGTAAATTGCCCGATAATTCGATCCGTTTGAATTCGAGAGTTGCTGCGCTTGATTTTAATGGATCGGAAAATGCCATGCCGAGTGTGAAGTTGCAGAATGGCGAGGTGTTTAGAAGTGATTTGGGAGTGATTGTCGCGGTTGAAGAACCTGAAGTTGAGAAACTTCTGGCGGGAAAAATCCGAGCGCGTAAAAAGCCTGGCCGGAGTACTGTTTGTTTATACTTCTCAGCTGATCGAGCACCGGTTGAAGAGCcggttttgattttgaatggttCAGGGAAAGGGATTGTTAATAACATGTTCTTCGCTACCAATGTGGCTAAATCATATGGTCCTCCagggaaaactttggtttcgGTTTCAGTAATTGGATCGTTTGAAGAAATGTCAGATGAGAGTCTGACGGATCAAGTTGTAAGGGAGTTGTCAGAGTGGTTTGGCGATTCGGTTGTACGGTCGTGGAAGCATTTGAGGAATTACCGTATCGGTTTTGCGCAGCCGGATCAAAAACCGCCGACTAATTTGTTGAGAGATTTGAAGATTGGGTCTAGTGTTTATGTGTGTGGTGATTGTTGGAGTTCAGCTTCTTTTGATGGAGCTTTGAGTTCAG TGGTTTGCGATGTTATTGCAAGCAGAGATAGTAAATGTCAATCCCCTAAAAAGCAAATCCATACCAATTTACGCTACAAACAAAATTTCTCAAGGGATGTTGATCAAAATTATGCTAAAGTATCATGCTTTTTCGTCCTTAAAAATGGAGAAGAATGCCTTTCAAAATGTGGAACTTCGACCTTACGTGTTTGTTGTACTAGTTTTGAGCCAAGTCATAATTTCCCATCATGA
- the LOC113282371 gene encoding probable polyamine oxidase 2 isoform X2: MNLILSPPTYPKPSFLNFHSHDPHNKRTHFQFKLQSSKSPALQTSPVSATETETGVIIIGGGLSGLAAANKLHSEKIPFVLLEASDGIGGRVRTDIIDGFILDRGFQIFITGYPEAQKVLDYESLDLQKFYSGAFVYYNGGFHTVADPVRHLFDALMSLSNPIGTVLDKLLIGLTRVKVLTRSDEDILTSNEVSIMDLLRKTGFSKTIIDRFFRPFFGWIFFDNELETSSRLFDFIFKCLALGDNTLPSKGISAIPEQLASKLPDNSIRLNSRVAALDFNGSENAMPSVKLQNGEVFRSDLGVIVAVEEPEVEKLLAGKIRARKKPGRSTVCLYFSADRAPVEEPVLILNGSGKGIVNNMFFATNVAKSYGPPGKTLVSVSVIGSFEEMSDESLTDQVVRELSEWFGDSVVRSWKHLRNYRIGFAQPDQKPPTNLLRDLKIGSSVYVCGDCWSSASFDGALSSGRRAAEALLKDALVSA; encoded by the coding sequence ATGAATCTAATCCTCTCACCACCAACATATCCAAAACCATCATTCCTCAATTTCCATTCTCATGATCCCCACAACAAAAGAACCCATTTCCAGTTCAAACTCCAATCCTCAAAATCACCTGCACTACAAACATCACCAGTATCTGCCACAGAAACCGAAACTGGAGTAATCATAATTGGAGGTGGACTTTCCGGATTAGCAGCTGCAAATAAACTACACTCAGAGAAAATCCCATTTGTTCTTTTAGAAGCTTCAGATGGTATTGGTGGTCGTGTAAGGACAGACATTATTGACGGGTTTATACTTGACCGTGGATTTCAGATATTCATCACTGGATATCCAGAAGCTCAAAAGGTTCTTGATTATGAATCTTTAGATCTTCAGAAATTTTATTCTGGTGCTTTTGTTTATTACAATGGTGGGTTTCATACTGTTGCTGATCCTGTTAGACATTTGTTTGATGCATTAATGAGTTTAAGTAATCCTATTGGTACTGTTCTTGATAAGTTGTTAATTGGGTTGACTAGAGTCAAGGTTTTGACTAGATCAGATGAAGATATTTTGACATCAAATGAggtttcaatcatggatttatTGAGAAAGACCGGGTTTTCGAAGACGATTATTGATCGTTTTTTTAGACCGTTTTTCGGTTGGATTTTCTTTGATAATGAACTTGAGACTAGTTCAAGGTTGTTTGATTTTATCTTCAAGTGTCTTGCTTTGGGTGATAATACACTTCCTTCTAAAGGGATTAGTGCAATTCCAGAGCAATTGGCAAGTAAATTGCCCGATAATTCGATCCGTTTGAATTCGAGAGTTGCTGCGCTTGATTTTAATGGATCGGAAAATGCCATGCCGAGTGTGAAGTTGCAGAATGGCGAGGTGTTTAGAAGTGATTTGGGAGTGATTGTCGCGGTTGAAGAACCTGAAGTTGAGAAACTTCTGGCGGGAAAAATCCGAGCGCGTAAAAAGCCTGGCCGGAGTACTGTTTGTTTATACTTCTCAGCTGATCGAGCACCGGTTGAAGAGCcggttttgattttgaatggttCAGGGAAAGGGATTGTTAATAACATGTTCTTCGCTACCAATGTGGCTAAATCATATGGTCCTCCagggaaaactttggtttcgGTTTCAGTAATTGGATCGTTTGAAGAAATGTCAGATGAGAGTCTGACGGATCAAGTTGTAAGGGAGTTGTCAGAGTGGTTTGGCGATTCGGTTGTACGGTCGTGGAAGCATTTGAGGAATTACCGTATCGGTTTTGCGCAGCCGGATCAAAAACCGCCGACTAATTTGTTGAGAGATTTGAAGATTGGGTCTAGTGTTTATGTGTGTGGTGATTGTTGGAGTTCAGCTTCTTTTGATGGAGCTTTGAGTTCAGGTAGAAGAGCTGCTGAAGCTTTACTTAAAGATGCTTTAGTTTCTGCATAG